From Burkholderia savannae, a single genomic window includes:
- a CDS encoding VOC family protein, whose translation MNALSRRPSFSSAVFYRDPRAALEWLERAFGFTRELVVSDAQGRVAHAQMSFGDGIVMIGEGGWSDFAVSPSSVDGRNTQCVHVRLESGIDAHCERARAAGAVILQAPADQFYGDRTYRARDPERHVWTFGQTVRDVSREEAERDSGLKIEGWQ comes from the coding sequence ATGAATGCCTTATCCCGACGCCCGTCGTTCAGCAGCGCGGTGTTCTACCGCGATCCGCGCGCCGCGCTCGAATGGCTCGAGCGCGCATTCGGCTTCACGCGCGAGCTCGTCGTCAGCGATGCGCAAGGGCGTGTCGCGCATGCGCAGATGTCGTTCGGCGACGGCATCGTGATGATCGGCGAGGGCGGATGGAGCGACTTCGCCGTCAGCCCGTCGTCGGTCGACGGCAGGAACACGCAATGCGTGCACGTGCGGCTCGAATCGGGCATCGACGCGCATTGCGAGCGGGCCCGCGCGGCGGGCGCCGTGATCCTGCAGGCGCCCGCCGATCAGTTCTACGGCGATCGCACGTACCGCGCGCGCGATCCCGAGCGGCACGTCTGGACGTTCGGGCAGACGGTGCGTGACGTATCGCGCGAGGAGGCGGAGCGGGACAGCGGGCTGAAAATCGAGGGCTGGCAGTGA
- a CDS encoding porin: MKNIRFACATAGVLAATAAHAQSSVTLYGLIDAGIMYTNNVASGNSHGGLVQATTGAVNGSRFGVRGTEDLGGGLKALFVLENGFNSENGKLGQDGRLFGRFAYVGLSDNRFGTLTIGRQYDSLVDFVAPMSATAGTFGDASFAHPFDNDNLNHSLRINNAIKYTSNTYAGFRFGGMYAMSNSTGFAANRAYSFGASYTRGPLNVAAGYLQIDGSKGTTAGSPGAVDVVESAANGRGGFSLGADRMRSYGGGINYAFGPATAGFVYTRAEYENTASFGSTGGTVRFDNYELNGKYQVTPAFSVGAAYTYTDGRVDNTVKYGSDPKWHQVDLQAVYRLSLRTDVYLEGMYQHASGRNYVAMINTAGGASSTGNQVAAAVGLRTRF; the protein is encoded by the coding sequence GTGAAAAACATCCGGTTTGCATGCGCAACCGCAGGGGTCCTGGCCGCGACGGCCGCGCACGCGCAGAGCTCGGTCACGCTGTACGGGCTGATCGACGCGGGGATCATGTATACGAACAACGTCGCGAGCGGCAACTCGCACGGCGGGCTCGTGCAGGCGACGACGGGCGCCGTCAACGGCAGCCGCTTCGGCGTGCGCGGCACCGAGGATCTCGGCGGCGGGCTGAAGGCGCTGTTCGTGCTGGAGAACGGCTTCAACTCAGAGAACGGCAAGCTCGGCCAGGACGGCCGCCTGTTCGGCCGCTTCGCGTACGTCGGGCTGTCGGACAATCGTTTCGGCACCCTGACGATCGGCCGGCAATACGATTCGCTCGTCGATTTCGTCGCGCCGATGTCGGCGACGGCGGGCACGTTCGGCGACGCGAGCTTCGCGCACCCGTTCGACAACGACAACCTGAACCACTCGCTGCGGATCAACAACGCGATCAAGTACACGAGCAACACATATGCGGGCTTCAGGTTCGGCGGCATGTACGCGATGTCGAACAGCACCGGGTTCGCGGCGAACCGCGCATACAGCTTCGGCGCGAGCTACACGCGCGGGCCATTGAACGTCGCGGCCGGCTACCTGCAGATCGACGGCTCGAAGGGCACGACGGCGGGCAGCCCGGGCGCGGTCGACGTCGTCGAATCGGCGGCGAACGGCAGGGGCGGCTTCTCGCTCGGCGCGGACCGGATGCGCTCGTACGGCGGCGGCATCAACTACGCGTTCGGCCCGGCGACGGCCGGCTTCGTGTACACGCGCGCCGAATACGAGAACACCGCGTCGTTCGGCTCGACGGGCGGCACGGTTCGCTTCGACAACTACGAGCTGAACGGAAAGTATCAGGTGACGCCAGCGTTCAGCGTCGGCGCCGCGTACACGTATACGGACGGCCGCGTCGACAACACCGTCAAGTACGGTTCCGATCCGAAGTGGCATCAGGTCGATCTGCAGGCGGTGTACCGTTTGTCGCTGCGCACCGATGTCTATCTCGAAGGAATGTACCAGCACGCGTCGGGCCGCAACTACGTCGCGATGATCAACACCGCGGGCGGCGCGTCGTCGACAGGCAATCAGGTCGCGGCGGCGGTCGGGTTGCGCACGCGCTTCTAG
- a CDS encoding DUF4148 domain-containing protein has protein sequence MKSIVVTAAAALVLAAPVVSFAQSSNGSLTRAQVVQELVDLESVGYQPSRGNETTYPDDIQAAQRRLDAKRLAARKAAEAAYGPAVAGAAQAGKPAAGVQ, from the coding sequence TTGAAATCGATCGTCGTCACCGCTGCCGCCGCCCTCGTGCTTGCCGCACCGGTCGTCTCGTTTGCCCAATCGTCGAACGGCTCGCTCACACGCGCGCAAGTCGTTCAGGAGCTCGTCGATCTGGAATCGGTCGGCTACCAGCCGTCGCGCGGCAACGAAACGACCTATCCGGACGACATTCAGGCCGCGCAGCGCCGTCTCGACGCGAAGCGCCTCGCCGCGCGCAAGGCCGCCGAGGCCGCGTACGGCCCCGCCGTCGCGGGCGCGGCGCAAGCCGGCAAGCCCGCGGCGGGCGTGCAGTAA
- a CDS encoding LysR family transcriptional regulator produces MDTLQNMRVFARVVEAGSFTAAAQSLNSTTGAMSRAVSELEARLRTRLMNRSTRRLALTPAGERYLLRCRQILADVDQAEEEASCAHERPAGVLRMHSFASIGQHYVLPALTAYRSQHPDVSIELTLSQRMPDLFDGSSDMAVVTASSLPDSELVSHLLGSTFSILCATPAYLRAHGAPRTPRDLARHACLTLRTPAFPTHEWLLEGPNGTEEIKVDGPVQTNTAESLAVAIRAGIGIGMLPLYAAIEDLRCGKLVRVLPAHRLQKMNVYALYPSRRFIDAKVRTWVDALRFHMPKMIARDEAMLSAIGAEASDATQSAIAASLEVGLEAAHALSH; encoded by the coding sequence ATGGATACGCTACAGAACATGCGGGTGTTCGCCCGCGTGGTGGAAGCGGGCAGCTTCACGGCGGCCGCTCAATCGCTGAATTCGACGACGGGCGCGATGTCGCGCGCGGTGTCCGAGCTCGAGGCGCGGCTGCGCACGCGGCTGATGAACCGCTCGACCCGGCGCCTTGCGCTCACGCCCGCGGGCGAGCGCTATCTGCTGCGATGCCGGCAGATCCTCGCGGACGTCGATCAGGCGGAGGAGGAAGCGAGCTGCGCGCACGAGCGTCCGGCGGGCGTGCTGCGGATGCACAGCTTCGCGAGCATCGGCCAGCATTACGTATTGCCTGCGCTCACCGCGTATCGCAGTCAGCATCCGGACGTGTCGATCGAGCTCACGCTGTCGCAGCGGATGCCCGATCTGTTCGACGGCTCGAGCGACATGGCGGTCGTGACCGCGTCGTCGCTGCCCGATTCCGAGCTCGTGTCGCATCTGCTCGGCTCGACGTTCAGCATCCTGTGCGCGACGCCCGCGTATTTGCGTGCGCACGGCGCGCCGCGCACGCCGCGCGATCTCGCGCGGCACGCGTGCCTCACGCTGCGCACGCCCGCGTTTCCGACGCACGAATGGCTGCTCGAAGGGCCGAACGGCACCGAGGAGATCAAGGTCGACGGCCCAGTGCAGACCAATACCGCCGAGTCGCTCGCGGTCGCGATCCGCGCGGGCATCGGCATCGGCATGCTGCCGCTTTATGCGGCGATCGAAGACCTGCGCTGCGGCAAACTCGTGCGCGTGCTGCCCGCGCACCGGCTGCAGAAGATGAACGTCTATGCGCTCTATCCGTCGCGCCGCTTCATCGACGCGAAAGTGCGGACCTGGGTCGATGCGCTGCGCTTTCACATGCCGAAGATGATCGCGCGCGACGAAGCGATGCTGTCGGCGATCGGCGCGGAGGCGTCCGATGCGACGCAAAGCGCGATCGCCGCGTCGCTCGAAGTCGGGCTCGAAGCGGCGCACGCGCTCAGTCACTGA